In a single window of the Helicobacter felis ATCC 49179 genome:
- a CDS encoding septum site-determining protein MinC, whose product MLQTRQKQVRCFELGVANKDQYLNFICKNAPLLQDYLLLFKTPLETEVLEALERYGLAYSVCAKDLKGRNSDQIVIYDAIEFAPKNVAPPQPPPLEDVRIYERHIRSGEEINSPHSLIFLGNINHGAKIHSEQNISIYGHCEGIVICMGACMVLKSVHSSYIAFQGSILDQAQLERINANDKLKLITRKDDIINIKDIP is encoded by the coding sequence GTGCTACAAACTCGACAAAAGCAAGTGCGTTGTTTTGAACTTGGTGTGGCCAATAAGGATCAGTATCTGAATTTTATCTGCAAAAATGCGCCCCTTTTGCAAGATTATCTTCTCCTTTTTAAAACACCGCTTGAAACCGAAGTTTTGGAGGCCTTAGAACGCTACGGGTTAGCCTACAGCGTGTGCGCTAAAGACCTCAAGGGCAGAAACAGCGACCAAATTGTGATTTACGATGCGATAGAGTTTGCGCCCAAAAATGTTGCCCCTCCCCAACCACCCCCTTTAGAGGATGTGCGAATTTACGAGCGGCATATACGCAGTGGCGAGGAAATTAACAGCCCCCATAGTTTAATTTTCTTGGGCAATATCAACCATGGGGCCAAAATCCATTCTGAACAAAATATCAGTATTTATGGGCATTGTGAGGGGATCGTCATTTGCATGGGTGCTTGTATGGTGCTTAAAAGTGTGCATTCTTCTTATATTGCCTTTCAAGGATCGATTTTAGATCAGGCGCAACTAGAGCGTATCAATGCCAATGATAAATTAAAACTCATTACTAGAAAAGACGATATAATCAACATAAAGGATATTCCATGA